Proteins encoded by one window of Bubalus kerabau isolate K-KA32 ecotype Philippines breed swamp buffalo chromosome 22, PCC_UOA_SB_1v2, whole genome shotgun sequence:
- the DENND10 gene encoding DENN domain-containing protein 10 isoform X2, giving the protein MYLKHGSPVKMMESYIAVLTKGICQSEENGSFLSKDFDARKAYLAGSIKDIVSQFGMETVILHTALMLKKRIVVYHPKIEAVQEFTRTLPALVWHRQDWTILHSYVHLDADELEALQMCPGYIAGFVDLDVSNRSDLYDVFVNLADSEITIAPLAKEAMTMGKLHKEIGQLIVHSAEDPEKSDSQVIQDISLKTKEIFTNLAPFSEVSDDGEKRVLNYEALKQRRFPPATENFLYHLAAAEQMLKI; this is encoded by the exons ATGTACCTGAAGCATGGGAGTCCAGTTAAGATGATGGAGAGTTACATCGCAGTTCTCACAAAGGGGATATGCCAGAGTGAAGAAAATGGCTCTTTCCTTAGCAAGGACTTTGATGCCCGAAAAGCATACCTTGCGGGTTCCatcaaag acaTTGTATCTCAGTTTGGAATGGAAACTGTTATCTTACACACagcactgatgctaaagaaaAGAATTGTCGTCTATCACCCCAAAATAGAAGCTGTCCAGGAGTTTACCAG GACTCTGCCTGCCCTGGTATGGCATCGACAGGATTGGACCATACTTCACTCCTACGTGCACCTGGATGCTGATGAGCTGGAAGCCCTACAGATGTGCCCAG GTTACATCGCTGGATTTGTGGACTTGGACGTGAGCAATAGATCAGACCTGTACGATGTGTTTGTGAATCTGGCAGACAGTGAGATCACCATCGCCCCGCTCGCAAAAG AGGCCATGACAATGGGCAAACTGCATAAAGAAATTGGTCAGTTAATTGTCCATTCGGCAGAAGATCCAGAGAAGTCAGACAGCCAAGTTATACAG GATATCTccctaaaaacaaaagaaatcttcACCAACCTGGCTCCATTTTCAGAAGTTTCGGATGATGGAGAAAAGCGAGTGCTCAATTATGAAGCACTAAAACAAAGACGATTTCCACCAGCCACAGAAAACTTCCTCTACCATCTAGCAGCCGCAGAGCAAATGCTGAAAATCTGA
- the SFXN4 gene encoding sideroflexin-4 isoform X3 has protein sequence MEPNVRFWITERQSFIQRFLQWTELLDPTNLVLSIEKIEKSRQLLLTNEDASRGDLEDKRIQEAWKRSLSTVHPDNSRLIPGPFRPAALLPFTAPTLFLSMLPVKSLKSMILPQASFYTYSTVFNIVNGNASYNRRAHESLLLGAGVIVSSTFLGLFPRLLQVRLSMNSVLSRNVIPVIILAQLSGMNVIASRSLEPMRGIEVMDKEGNVIGYSRKAGTKAVKDTATSRVVLFGTSAFIPEVFAYFFKRTQFFLQNPWSLWTLKLSCTVLIMGLMVPVSFSVFPQIGRMTRFRPPR, from the exons ATGGAGCCCAACGTGCGCTTCTGGATCACCGAACGCCAA TCTTTTATTCAAAGATTTCTTCAGTGGACAGAATTGTTGGATCCTACGAATTTGGTCCTTTCAATT gaaaaaatagaaaaatcgaGGCAACTGTTGTTAACAAATGAAGATGCATCCAGAGGTGACCTGGAGGACAAAAGG ATACAAGAAGCTTGGAAGAGAAGTCTT TCCACAGTGCATCCTGACAATAGCAGACTAATCCCTGGTCCTTTTCGACCTGCAG CTCTCCTGCCTTTCACAGCGCCCACG CTATTTCTGTCAATGCTGCCAGTGAAAAGTCTGAAGTCCATGATTTTACCTCAG GCTTCCTTCTACACCTACAGTACGGTCTTCAACATCGTCAATGGAAATGCAAGCTAT AATCGCCGTGCACACGAGAGCTTATTACTAGGAGCAGGAGTGATTGTGTCTTCAACTTTTTTGGGC TTATTCCCTCGTCTGCTGCAAGTAAGGCTTTCAATGAATAGCGTTCTGAGCAGAAACGTCATTCCCGTCATCATTCTCG CCCAGCTCAGTGGGATGAACGTGATCGCCTCCCGAAGTTTGGAGCCCATGCGTGGGATCGAGGTCATGGACAAGGAAGGCAATGTCATAGGTTATTCCAGAAAAGCCGGGACAAAG GCCGTTAAAGATACAGCAACATCCAGAGTTGTGCTGTTTGGGACCTCTGCGTTTATCCCTGAAGTCTTCgcatacttttttaaaag GACCCAGTTTTTCCTGCAGAATCCATGGTCACTGTGGACCCTGAAGCTTTCTTGTACTGTCCTCATCATGGGATTGATGGTGCCCGTTTCCTTTAGTGTCTTCCCACAGATCGGACGG ATGACTCGTTTTCGCCCTCCACGGTGA
- the SFXN4 gene encoding sideroflexin-4 isoform X1: protein MEPNVRFWITERQSFIQRFLQWTELLDPTNLVLSIEKIEKSRQLLLTNEDASRGDLEDKRIQEAWKRSLSTVHPDNSRLIPGPFRPAALLPFTAPTLFLSMLPVKSLKSMILPQASFYTYSTVFNIVNGNASYNRRAHESLLLGAGVIVSSTFLGLFPRLLQVRLSMNSVLSRNVIPVIILAQLSGMNVIASRSLEPMRGIEVMDKEGNVIGYSRKAGTKAVKDTATSRVVLFGTSAFIPEVFAYFFKRTQFFLQNPWSLWTLKLSCTVLIMGLMVPVSFSVFPQIGRIQCSELEKEIQSATEETELFYNRGV from the exons ATGGAGCCCAACGTGCGCTTCTGGATCACCGAACGCCAA TCTTTTATTCAAAGATTTCTTCAGTGGACAGAATTGTTGGATCCTACGAATTTGGTCCTTTCAATT gaaaaaatagaaaaatcgaGGCAACTGTTGTTAACAAATGAAGATGCATCCAGAGGTGACCTGGAGGACAAAAGG ATACAAGAAGCTTGGAAGAGAAGTCTT TCCACAGTGCATCCTGACAATAGCAGACTAATCCCTGGTCCTTTTCGACCTGCAG CTCTCCTGCCTTTCACAGCGCCCACG CTATTTCTGTCAATGCTGCCAGTGAAAAGTCTGAAGTCCATGATTTTACCTCAG GCTTCCTTCTACACCTACAGTACGGTCTTCAACATCGTCAATGGAAATGCAAGCTAT AATCGCCGTGCACACGAGAGCTTATTACTAGGAGCAGGAGTGATTGTGTCTTCAACTTTTTTGGGC TTATTCCCTCGTCTGCTGCAAGTAAGGCTTTCAATGAATAGCGTTCTGAGCAGAAACGTCATTCCCGTCATCATTCTCG CCCAGCTCAGTGGGATGAACGTGATCGCCTCCCGAAGTTTGGAGCCCATGCGTGGGATCGAGGTCATGGACAAGGAAGGCAATGTCATAGGTTATTCCAGAAAAGCCGGGACAAAG GCCGTTAAAGATACAGCAACATCCAGAGTTGTGCTGTTTGGGACCTCTGCGTTTATCCCTGAAGTCTTCgcatacttttttaaaag GACCCAGTTTTTCCTGCAGAATCCATGGTCACTGTGGACCCTGAAGCTTTCTTGTACTGTCCTCATCATGGGATTGATGGTGCCCGTTTCCTTTAGTGTCTTCCCACAGATCGGACGG aTACAGTGCAGTGAGCTTGAAAAGGAAATTCAGTCAGCAACCGAAGAAACAGAACTCTTCTATAACAGAGGGGTGTAG
- the SFXN4 gene encoding sideroflexin-4 isoform X2 — translation MTGDKPYNQTFQSFIQRFLQWTELLDPTNLVLSIEKIEKSRQLLLTNEDASRGDLEDKRIQEAWKRSLSTVHPDNSRLIPGPFRPAALLPFTAPTLFLSMLPVKSLKSMILPQASFYTYSTVFNIVNGNASYNRRAHESLLLGAGVIVSSTFLGLFPRLLQVRLSMNSVLSRNVIPVIILAQLSGMNVIASRSLEPMRGIEVMDKEGNVIGYSRKAGTKAVKDTATSRVVLFGTSAFIPEVFAYFFKRTQFFLQNPWSLWTLKLSCTVLIMGLMVPVSFSVFPQIGRIQCSELEKEIQSATEETELFYNRGV, via the exons ATGACTGGAGATAAGCCTTATAACCAGACTTTCCAG TCTTTTATTCAAAGATTTCTTCAGTGGACAGAATTGTTGGATCCTACGAATTTGGTCCTTTCAATT gaaaaaatagaaaaatcgaGGCAACTGTTGTTAACAAATGAAGATGCATCCAGAGGTGACCTGGAGGACAAAAGG ATACAAGAAGCTTGGAAGAGAAGTCTT TCCACAGTGCATCCTGACAATAGCAGACTAATCCCTGGTCCTTTTCGACCTGCAG CTCTCCTGCCTTTCACAGCGCCCACG CTATTTCTGTCAATGCTGCCAGTGAAAAGTCTGAAGTCCATGATTTTACCTCAG GCTTCCTTCTACACCTACAGTACGGTCTTCAACATCGTCAATGGAAATGCAAGCTAT AATCGCCGTGCACACGAGAGCTTATTACTAGGAGCAGGAGTGATTGTGTCTTCAACTTTTTTGGGC TTATTCCCTCGTCTGCTGCAAGTAAGGCTTTCAATGAATAGCGTTCTGAGCAGAAACGTCATTCCCGTCATCATTCTCG CCCAGCTCAGTGGGATGAACGTGATCGCCTCCCGAAGTTTGGAGCCCATGCGTGGGATCGAGGTCATGGACAAGGAAGGCAATGTCATAGGTTATTCCAGAAAAGCCGGGACAAAG GCCGTTAAAGATACAGCAACATCCAGAGTTGTGCTGTTTGGGACCTCTGCGTTTATCCCTGAAGTCTTCgcatacttttttaaaag GACCCAGTTTTTCCTGCAGAATCCATGGTCACTGTGGACCCTGAAGCTTTCTTGTACTGTCCTCATCATGGGATTGATGGTGCCCGTTTCCTTTAGTGTCTTCCCACAGATCGGACGG aTACAGTGCAGTGAGCTTGAAAAGGAAATTCAGTCAGCAACCGAAGAAACAGAACTCTTCTATAACAGAGGGGTGTAG
- the PRDX3 gene encoding thioredoxin-dependent peroxide reductase, mitochondrial isoform X1, with product MAAAAGRLFRASLIRHVSAIPWGISASAALRPAASRRMCLTNALWSGSDQAKFAFSTSSSYHAPAVTQHAPYFKGTAVVSGEFKEISLDDFKGKYLVLFFYPLDFTFVCPTEIIAFSDKANEFHDVNCEVVAVSVDSHFSHLAWINTPRKNGGLGHMNIALLSDLTKQISRDYGVLLEGPGLALRGLFIIDPNGVIKHLSVNDLPVGRSVEETLRLVKAFQFVEAHGEVCPANWTPESPTIKPHPTASREYFEKVNQ from the exons ATGGCGGCCGCGGCGGGAAGGTTGTTCCGGGCTTCG CTCATCCGACATGTGAGTGCCATTCCTTGGGGCATTTCTGCCTCTGCAGCCCTTAGGCCTGCTGCTTCTCGAAGAATGTGCTTGACAAATGCATTGTGGTCTGGTTCCGATCAAGCAAAATTCGCCTTTAGCACCA GTTCCTCATACCATGCCCCCGCCGTCACCCAGCATGCACCCTATTTTAAGGGTACAGCTGTTGTCAGTGGAGAGTTCAAAGAAATTAGCCTTGATGACTTTAAGGGGAAATATTTGGTGCTCTTCTTCTATCCTTTGGATTT CACCTTTGTGTGTCCTACAGAAATTATTGCTTTCAGTGACAAAGCCAATGAATTTCACGATGTGAACTGTGAAGTTGTTGCAGTGTCGGTGGACTCCCACTTCAGCCACCTGGCCTGGATAAACACACCGAGGAag aATGGTGGTTTGGGCCATATGAACATCGCACTCTTGTCAGATTTGACCAAACAGATTTCCCGAGACTATGGTGTGCTGTTAGAAGGTCCTGGCCTCGCACTACG CGGTCTCTTCATAATTGACCCCAACGGAGTCATCAAGCATCTGAGTGTTAATGATCTCCCAGTGGGCCGAAGCGTGGAAGAGACCCTCCGCTTGGTGAAGGCGTTCCAGTTTGTGGAAGCCCATGGAGAAGTCTGCCCAGCCAACTGGACACCCGAGTCTCCTACA aTCAAGCCCCATCCAACTGCTTCCAGAGAATATTTTGAGAAGGTAAATCAGTAG
- the PRDX3 gene encoding thioredoxin-dependent peroxide reductase, mitochondrial isoform X2, translating to MCLTNALWSGSDQAKFAFSTSSSYHAPAVTQHAPYFKGTAVVSGEFKEISLDDFKGKYLVLFFYPLDFTFVCPTEIIAFSDKANEFHDVNCEVVAVSVDSHFSHLAWINTPRKNGGLGHMNIALLSDLTKQISRDYGVLLEGPGLALRGLFIIDPNGVIKHLSVNDLPVGRSVEETLRLVKAFQFVEAHGEVCPANWTPESPTIKPHPTASREYFEKVNQ from the exons ATGTGCTTGACAAATGCATTGTGGTCTGGTTCCGATCAAGCAAAATTCGCCTTTAGCACCA GTTCCTCATACCATGCCCCCGCCGTCACCCAGCATGCACCCTATTTTAAGGGTACAGCTGTTGTCAGTGGAGAGTTCAAAGAAATTAGCCTTGATGACTTTAAGGGGAAATATTTGGTGCTCTTCTTCTATCCTTTGGATTT CACCTTTGTGTGTCCTACAGAAATTATTGCTTTCAGTGACAAAGCCAATGAATTTCACGATGTGAACTGTGAAGTTGTTGCAGTGTCGGTGGACTCCCACTTCAGCCACCTGGCCTGGATAAACACACCGAGGAag aATGGTGGTTTGGGCCATATGAACATCGCACTCTTGTCAGATTTGACCAAACAGATTTCCCGAGACTATGGTGTGCTGTTAGAAGGTCCTGGCCTCGCACTACG CGGTCTCTTCATAATTGACCCCAACGGAGTCATCAAGCATCTGAGTGTTAATGATCTCCCAGTGGGCCGAAGCGTGGAAGAGACCCTCCGCTTGGTGAAGGCGTTCCAGTTTGTGGAAGCCCATGGAGAAGTCTGCCCAGCCAACTGGACACCCGAGTCTCCTACA aTCAAGCCCCATCCAACTGCTTCCAGAGAATATTTTGAGAAGGTAAATCAGTAG